Within Plectropomus leopardus isolate mb unplaced genomic scaffold, YSFRI_Pleo_2.0 unplaced_scaffold2668, whole genome shotgun sequence, the genomic segment CGGTGGATTTGTTAAAGGTCATGGTTAGTGGTTAATATttctaaatgaaatatttatgacaTAATGTGATGTAACTATactataaaatgactttaaaaatgaattttccaTCACTTTATACTACGATAACtttgatacatttttgacatactatactttgacctTTTGTGGGGAATTTTTGTAATAAACTACACGATGACTGTTTTTGGTTGACATACTATAATCTGACATTTTCTGATTAATTTCGTCAGCatgttatactatgactttttttaatgaaattgttCGACATActaaactttgactttttgtttttgtaaagaaaactttcttcTGGATGAAATTTTCTGATGTTCTATTCATGAAGCTTTCGACATACAAAACAGTGacagtttttattaattttgccctggtttggtgatttttatttttatatactatactatgactcaTTGTGATGAAAATTTCAACATCCTATACTATAATGTTTATCAATTAAGGTTTTTTTAACTAAGtatactctgactttttttgatgatttttttcaacacactatactatgacactGTTTAAGGATATATTTTTAATGGCATGCAGTAATttcattatgattttattatttttcacttaatttttaAGTATCTTTCATGTCATATTAAGCCAtgactttctgtgttttttaatggaagACTTCATTTGGACTTAATATTTTTATGGTAtactatattttgactttttatgatttctttttaatgacacaccatgctttgatttttttaaatgaatttttatgacattgtaaattgtaattttttatgacTGTCAATGGCGTTCTTCACTGTGAGGTTTTCTAATAATTGTATGAAATATTAtggtttgactttttaaatgtattttattgtatatcatactatgacttttttactGTACTATGctacgattatttttttaatgacatactattcAATGAGTTTTTTCGTTGTTTTCCACTTGATAATATACATAattgcatgctattttgtgactttttatgattttactgAATCCCCTACATTAACCATACCACCAGCTTTTTATGATTTGCTCGTTATAATATTCAGTTTCTTAAAGGCATGCTTTATTATGAATTTCTATATTGCATACTTACTTATGAGGTTACTGTTCAGCTGTGTGTTAAATCAGTGGACAGAAAACGTCAGCTGAGGTCTGATGCTGCTGCTTATTACTGCTGATGAGTGTATGTAAATATCCAggatttaaatgtgtgtgaactctgggaaagtgtgtgtgcacattctCCAAGCGAGTCCTCTTTTCTCAGTCAGCCTGAAACTTTGTTCGTAAGTGTTTTAACTCTTTTCTTACCTGTGAGGTTTCCGGGGGCATCGGTGACGGGGACTTGGACTGGAAGGCGTCCTGGGAGATGAAGCCAGAGTCGTGGGAGGAGACCGAGGAGAGGCGGGCCGGCGTCTGCTGCGGGAGCaccgaggaggaagaggaggacgaggcACGGTAACGGAAATGGGAGGTGGGGGAGTGGCAGTGCGAGCCGCTGGAGCGAGAGTCGCTGCTGTTCACGCTGTTCAGGCTGCTGCAGGACGGAGAGGACAAGAGAGGGGTCAGATCTGAGCCCATTTAAGGtggaaaatattggcatttgGTCAGTTTAcacattacaaaacacacacagaataattTTTCTCTTAGATCTACCAACATCTCCCCATGAAATGCAGGTagttcttgttttatttattaaaatcattcatttattgtccGTAACTCCTCGTAAGGGTCAACATAAACGcacaaccattcacactcacattcacacctacgggcaatttAGCGTCCCCAGTTAACCTGCATGTAATTGAAAtttgggaggaagccggagaaccCGGAGAGAACCGACGCTGACACGAGgacaacatgcaaactccgcttcttcctcttttaaaaacctgaagtgtgtcagaaatattttttaaactgatcaGAAATGAAGCTGCATTTCCACCTGAGGACCACAGGGGGGCGGCAGAGTGCAGGCAGGATAAGTGATGGCACTCTCTCAGTCGCCATGACAACCAACCTGCACATGCTGGACTTCCTTGATACTGTGGTGCTAGGTGACGAGGGCGGAGTCTGGTAGGACCAGGTGCACTCGGAGCCCTTCAGGTCGACGATTACCTGCAGAGAGGAGACTTGAGGAAATGATCCGAAGCATGAAGCAGCGTGACGGGTGAAGCTACAGGTGAGGGGGTGCACCTGCTCGCTGGAGGCCGGCAGCTTGTGAGGGTCCATCGTCAGCGTCTTCAGATCGTCTGTCAGAGTCTGCAGGTGAGTGATCTCCCCCAGCATGGacatctcctcctcctgacacacacacacacacacacacacacacacacacacacacacacacacacacacacacacacacaccagtaaaaCAATGCAGCAAAACTACTGCTGTACTCAAGTTGTGTATTAATCATTACAAGTGTGTGGATCAAAATGTAGTGTAGTAGACCTGTGATAGCCGAACCCGCAGGCCGAACCGGTGACCCCTCAACAATtttcactataaaaataaagtgattcacactggaaattgtttttgtactttttagtacatataaggtgccagagtgaataaaacagcatcaaaatcgagcttgttgatcaaaaaaagtgccagtggaggatccaccacacccccaacagaggacactaatgtccaaaaatcatagaaatttcctagaaacatcctaaaatcctaaatatgtccTAAAGTCTTTAAATGCACTACAGTCcttaaaatgccctaaaatcctggaaacgtgcCTAGGTCCTAGAattgtcataaaatcctagaaacgtccaagaaaatcctaaaatcctggaaatgtcagaaaattcaagaaacaccctaaaatccctgaaatgtccttaaatcctggaaatgtccaagAATCCAAGAAACACCCTTACATCACCATACATCCTTACATCCCCGAAACACGTGTGCAgccgctgtgactggcccccTGGCCTCCTCTCATTtagcaaaagtggcccccaaacaaagcggGTTGATTTTGATCCTGACCTCAGCCGCTGACCTCCATCGATGTGGAAACTACAAACGCTGTAAAAGCAGCTGACAGACCTGCAGGTGTTTCCTCAAACTGTTGGTGGAGCGCTAATTCAGTCAGAGTCGgtttcacagagctgctgctgtttacgtgtgtgtgtgtgtgtgtgtgtgtgtgtgtgtgtgtgtgtgtgtgtgtgtgtgtgtgtgacagactgACCACGACGGGCTTCAGCATGGAGACGAAGCAGCAGAAGCGACTCCTCTCCTCCACCAGCGCCTTCCTCACCGCCTGCTTCTCCgtctcctccagcagcagataTTTATCACTGACGTCCTGCATGGCGCTGTCCAGCTGCGGCTGCAGGTCCCCGcgccctgcacacacacacacacacacacaaacacacacacttat encodes:
- the LOC121967023 gene encoding protein MTSS 1-like; the encoded protein is RGDLQPQLDSAMQDVSDKYLLLEETEKQAVRKALVEERSRFCCFVSMLKPVVEEEMSMLGEITHLQTLTDDLKTLTMDPHKLPASSEQVIVDLKGSECTWSYQTPPSSPSTTVSRKSSMCSSLNSVNSSDSRSSGSHCHSPTSHFRYRASSSSSSSVLPQQTPARLSSVSSHDSGFISQDAFQSKSPSPMPPETSQLSNGFDHHAALCLHGLVLQAQDSHLHPPYFTSSSTTSPISSPSCSSASPAWPWCRSGCGQSGEFPPLSPSGLGMIPFSRVPSWKDWARPGPYDQSTVNTLKKSKDKRETTDPSSHQGTDVTTPGEEPQGVKGGHSVTSPKEDREAHEELARALARGLQLEIHGSSRDSLQGSSGYSSQTNTPCCSEDAIPSQ